The window AATGCAGTAAAGAGGGCAATACACAAGAACAGAGCAGTCACCGGCAGTGCAATTGCGAGCGCGAGCCGCCaattcttcttggatttgtgtgtTGGGCAGGAAGGCAGATGCAAACTCGCGATGCCGCCGCAGATTCCTCTGTTTCCCTCGACGTCAAACTCGCTAGAATTAAGGAATAATCCTTGACTCGGCATCTCACCGGAGAAAGAATTGTAGGAAAGATTGAGATTCTCCATGTCTGGGTAATTTCCTAGGAACTCTGGAATTGGACCGGACAGGTTATTGTGCGAGAGGTCCAAGTCTATGAGGCCCTTCAAGTCGGCCAGCGAGTGAGGAATGGTCCCTTCGAAGAAGTTCCTGCTCAAATTGAGAGATTCCAGAACTTGGCATTCTCCAATTGTGCTCGGAATGCGTCCGGAAAGGCTGTTGTTGTAGAAGGACAAGTACTGAAGGTTGCGCAAATTGCCGATCTCCTGCGGTAGCGGACCGCTCAGGTAGTTGTTGGACATGTCGACGAAGTTCGACAGTGCTTCGATGCTTAGAACCTCATGCGGAATTGAGCCGGTGAGCTGGTTGTTTGATAGGTTCAAAATGTTTAGATTCTGGCATTTCCCGAGCTCCGCCGGTATCGTGCCTGTCAAGAAATTGCCGTTGAGGAAGCACTCGTTGAGCCGAGTCAAGTCACCGAGGGCCGGCGGAATGGTGCCGGTAAACTTGTTGTCGTACAAGATCAATGATTCCAATTCGATGAGCTCACCGAGGAAGTCCGGGATGGGGCCGGTGAACTGGTTCTCGTTCAAACCCAGTGTCACCAGGTTAGTGAACCTCCTGATCGTGGCCGGAAAGTTTCCGGAGATGCGGTTCCGGCCGAGGGTGAGGCTATTGAGACTCCGGGAGAGGTTGGCAAAGGAAGCTGGGAGCTCGCCGGCGAGTTGGTTCTCCATGAGGTTGAGGTCCTCCAGCTGCGTGCAGTTCGACAGGGAGGCGATGAAGTCCCAGTCTCCAGGGGCGGCTGCCACGAGCTGGTTTGTACCGAGGGATAGCTGCTTCAAATTAGGCAATTTGCTTCCCAGATTTCGCGGTATCTTCCCGCTGAAATTGTTGCTGCTGATGTCGAGTTGCTCGAGAAGCACGGCGTTATTCAACGACGCCGGAATCGGGCCCTCGAGTTGGTTGTTGGCCAAACCGAGCCACCTCAGGTTTGGCAAAGCGTCGCCGATGTCATCCGGCAGCGTCCCCTTTAAGTTGTTGGAGACCATGCTCAAAATTTCCAAGTTACTGATTCTGAAGAGGGACCGGGGAATGTTGCCGCTGAGGTTATTGATCGACACCTGCAAGAAATGGAGCATCTTGAGATTGCCTAAATCCTCCGGTAGTCTGCCTTCGAGGTGGTTGTACGCCAAGTCGAGGATTCGGAGCGAAGAGAGATTAGTGATGGAAGGAGGGATTTTCCCGGTAAGGTCGTTGGTGGAGAGGCTGATGTAGGTGAGATTTACCAGTCCCCCGATAGAATCGGGGATACCTCCGGTTAGATTGTTGTTGCTGAGGACGAGCTCCTTAAGGTGGAGCATTCTTTCCAGCGGAAGGATTTCCCCGGAGAGTGAGTTGTTTGAGAGGTCAAGGAACCAGAGATTCGTCAGATTTCTCATCGCCGACGGGATGGTTCCGGTGAATTGGTTGTTGGAGAGGCACAGCATGCCTACGGAATAGAGGTTCGCGAACGACGTCGGGATTCCGCCGTTGAGCTGGTTGAAGGAGAGGTCGAGGTAGGAAACATTTAAGAGGTCGCCAAGAGATGAAGGGATCTCGCCGGTGAGCTTATTATATGAGAGATCGAGTTTTCTGAGAGAGACAATCCTCCCCAGCGACAGGGGAATCCCTCCTGTGAGACGGTTGTCGGCGAGGCTGAGCAGGCGTAGATTGGGATGGGGATTGGAGCCGAACTGGACGGGAATGGCGCCGGAGAGGAAATTGGAACTGAGGTCGAGAAGAGTGAGGTTGAAGCAGAGATCCAGGCTCGCCGGCAGGGTGCCGTTCAATTCGTTATAGCTCAAGTTGAGTTGGCTCAGCCCGGCCAGTCGGCCTAGCTCCGGTGGGATTTCACCGTACATGGTGTTGTTGGGGAGGAGCAAGGAGGAGAGGTAGGTGAGGTTGGCGACGGCGGGGGAGATGATTCCTTTGATGCCGACGGCGGTGAGGTCGATGGAGGAGACGCGGCCAGGGTGGGCGGCGTCGGCGCATGCAACGCCCGGCCAGCGGCAGAAGTCCAGCGTGGCGTTCCACGGCCGGAGGAAGCCGCGGGGGTCATGGGATATGGCAGCGCGGAAGGCGAGCAGGGCGGCGCGGTCCGCTTCCGGTCCGGTTGCGTCGGTGGCGGAGTGGCAAGTGAGGAGGGAGTGTGAGAGGAGACAGAGTAGGAGCAAAGCAAGAACCGGCATGAGCTCCATGCGCGCAGTACTGAATGCAACGAAGAATTCAGTGGATGAGCTGCAAGCCTGCAAGTGAGACTTTGGAGGACTGACTAAATAGAAACTGGTGTTGGAAATTTTGCAACGTCAGCAGTGGGACTTAATTAATCATGTTGATGACTAACGGAAAACTTCCGTAAAACTATATTAATCATCCAAAACTACTCAGGCTAACtaaatttatcttataattatcaTATTATATTAAGTGAACTTTACCATGATAATAAAAACATGGACTTCATATTAAAATGGGCATAAAATAAAAAAACGGAAATGACAGTGTTTAAATGACAATCGAAACCAAGTCGACTTCATATTGGCGGTGTGTCGGAGTCAACCTAAATGGCAATTAATGGGAACCCTCCAAGGAAATAAAGTCAAATTAGGAGTCAAACAACATTAAACACCACGAGTTCAATCAAAAAGATTCGTTGTAATTTTCCAACACGATGTGGGAGAACAGTGTGTGATCAGTTTCAAACTTAACTACTTAGGGCATCCACAACGCCGCGTTAAAGCGGCGTTATAACGCCACTGTTGCTTTAACGCGGCGTTGTGGAACGCCGCGTTCATTCAATTAGCTTGAACGCGTTCAGTATTCTGAACGCGTTCAAGCAGCATTGGGGTGGGCCAGGGCTGGCCCACCCCAtgctatattttattttttttaataaaaatataaactctaaaataaatttaaaagaaaaagcaGAAGACAACGGCAAAAGCAACggctaattcaaaaaaaaatagctatttaatttaaaatttttaataaaatgattACTTTTTAACGGCTAGTTAACGGCTAGTTTGAAATTTTGACTATAAATATCCATCTATATGTGCACATATTTTCATTCCCACTCGCTACTCTTTCAATTTCACTCTCTAAATTCTCTCCCCGTCTATTTTTTCAAGTTCCTACCATCTTATTTTCTATCCgaaatggatgaaaataatagggcatttttttcaaatttctTGAATTCTACAAACAACTCGCAAGAATATTCATCTTCCCAGAATCCACAAATTCCACCAAATTATCAATACCCATATCCATTTCCCAGTATGCCGTTTCCtccacaaaatcttcaaaatGTTCAAGGGTTTGGAAATTATCCCCCTCGAGGTCCATATCAACCGCTTCCAGCCGAATATTGGCAAAACATGAGTCATCCATATTTCACGCCGTCGGTTGTTCATGGATATGGTACCCCGCACACAACTGGTATGTCTTTCACTCCTTCAATGTCGAATAAACCTGCAACTCCGACTTTTGTCCCGGAAACTCAACTTTCCGACCGTGAATCCCCAATTGAGGTGGTCAATTTAGAAAAGacggtttcaaatgctaagggtACAAGAAAGCGTTCAAGTTGGACAAAGGTTGAAGACGAGGTCTTAGCGAGAAGTTTTGTCACTATCAGTGATGATCCAATAATCGGCAATGATCAAAAGGCGGATGCTTTTTGGGGACGGGTTGCAAGCTACTACAATGAGAATCTTCCCCAAGGTTCAAACACCAGAAGTGCAAATGTTATACGGTCACATTGGcacaatacaatccaaaagaagGTATATCGATTCAACGCAAATTACAATAGTATTTATAGTTCATATCGAAGTGGTCACAGTGATGAAGATATATTGAGGTTTGCGTACGAAAAATATCTATCTGAAAACAATGGTGTTGCATTCAATCTCGAACATGTGTGGAGAATTGTCAAAGACCGTCCAATGTTTACTCCACAGTCCGCTGATCACTTTGTGGCGACAAAGAAGACGAGGACCTCAGAGTCTAGAGCAAGCAACACCTCCTCCAACCAAGATGTGAGTATAGACCTGGATTATGAAGATACTCGTCCAATGGGGCAAAAGGCAGCAAAAACAAAGGGGAAAGACAAAGTAAAATCGACCATGGAGGATCTGACAGTAAACTACAACAATATTATCACAAAGTTCACTGAGTACACAAGCGTGAAGAAGTCCGAAGTCGATTTGAAACAAAAACAACTTGAAGTAGAGGAGATTAAGGCAAAAGCTGCATTGTCCAAATCTGAAGCTAAGAATCGTCGCTTGAAGTTGAAGGAGTACGAAATATTGAACAAAGACACCTCGCAGATGACAAAGGAGCagcttatcatacatgaatgCCTATGCAAGGATATTAGGTCGAGATGGAATATCTAAATTGTTTACTTAACGttcattttctagtattattatatttttgagtgattgtaatttttaattattgtatttctcatttcgattaatgtgatttttaattattatatttttgtaaaATAGTCGTTATAAACAAGTCGTTGGAAATTAGCTGTTACAACTAGCCGTTGGAAACTAGCTGTTACAACTAGTCGTTGGAAACTAGTTGTTACAACTAGCCGTTGGAAACTAGCCGTTACAAACTAGGCGTTACAAACTTACCGTTACAAATTAGCCGTTGCAACGCGACGTTGCATACTCATCATTGCAAACTAGCCGTTGCATgagaaaaacaatatatatagacCATCATCCCATTTCTCAAACACATATACTAAAACGTGTTTCCTCCAAAAATGTCTCATTCTACAAGCAGCTCTAGCTCAAGTTCCAGCTCGACAAGCGAAGACGAAGTCCATGTTGAAATCGATGAGCAAGCTTATGATCCGGGTGAAGAACTTATGTTATTGGTTCTTCAACAACACCAACAACTTATGGAAGCATATCAGAGGAGGGACATGCACAGAAGAAGGTTCGTCCAAAGAAATCGTGAAGCCGGGCATGAGAGACTTGTCAATGATTATTTCTCTATAACCCCGGTATATCACGATGAAATATTTCGAAGACGATTTCGAATGCGAAGAGAGTTATTCCTCCGCATAGTAAATGCATTAGAGAATCATTCAGCATTTTTTCAACAAAGGGACGATGCTGTACGAAGAAAAGGGTTGTCACCACTACAAAAATGCACCGCTGCGATTCGTCAACTGGCTTACGGAGTCCCTGCCGATCATCTTGACGAGTACCTACGTATGGGTGAATCAACTGCCATCAGGTGCCTTTTCAAGTTCTGCGAATACGTTGTTGAAATATTTGGTGATAGGTACTTGAGAAGGCCAAATGCTGATGATGTTCAACGTcttcttcaaatgcatgatgAGAGACATGGCTTTCCTGGCATGTTAGGTAGCCTTGATTGTATGCACTGGAAATGGAAAAATTGTCCAGTTGCTTGGAAAGGTCAATTTACAAGGGGGCATGAGTCACCAACAATCGTACTTGAAGCGGTCGCGTCTCATGACTTGTGGATATGATATGCATTTTTTGGGGTCGCCGGTTCACATAACGATATTAACGTGTTATATGAATCTCCCATATTCAACAACGTCTTGCAAGGAAATATGCCGGCGATTAATTTCACGGTGAACGGCACTACATATACGAAGGGCTATTATCTAACAGATGGAATATATCCCGAGTGGGCTACTTTTGTTAAGGCTTTTCCTTGCCCGGAGGATCCCAAGAGGAAGTTGTTTAAGGAAAGACAGGAGTCTGCAAGAAAAGATGTTGAACGGGCATTTGGGGTGCTCCAATCTCGATGGGCGATTATCAGAGGTCCAGCTCGGTATTGGTATAGGAAAAAGTTGAAACAAATCATGTTAGCATGCATTATTTTGCATAATATGATTGTTGAGGATGAGGGAGGTCACGTGACAAATTGGTACAGCGAAGAAGGTGACGAACCCGCACAACCTATCCATGGCTCAAATCGAGGATTTCAGGATTATCTTCGAACAAATTTTGAGTTACGTGACACTCAAGTTCATCACCAACTTCGCGCCGACTTAGTTGAGCATATCTGGGGGCAATACAACAACAATCCatgaattaatatttaaaataaattttattttcccaACTTTGTAATTTTAGCCGCTCAGTTGTAATTTCATTTTCCcaattttataattttaggtGTTCAGTTGTAATTTCATTTTCCCAACTTTATAATTTTAGGTGTTCAGTTGTAATTTCGTTTTCCTAACTTTACAATTTCGTTTTCCTAACATTCTAATTTCGTTTTCTCACcaacatttattttatttaataaatatatttaaaaaattaatattatttttaaaatataataaaattttatttttaaacgtaaaattattattaaaaataataataatgtaaatattttaaaacatatttaatacatatttatttaatatgatataatgttAAAATGAGTGAGTGGACGGTGGGACCCATGAATAATGGGTATTAACGTTAAAAGGGATGTGGGTGAAAGAAGGATGTTGTTATAATGAATATGTGGCAGTGGGCCCCATACTTTTTGATGATGTGGTGGGTGTTATAATGCTAGAGcattgtggatgctcttataAGAAAGGCAAAATAATGAGGCCGTGACTTCACATTTTGCGCGTGGAAATACACGGCTAGTCGACTTGACGGTTGACCCACAAAAGTTGGGCCcacatttaattaatttcatctagttaattttgaaaatagataTTTTTTCCACTTAGCAAATAAATTTGGAACACTAGACTAATGCAATATTTATTTTAACTAGTGTGAGCGTGCATACATAttgtatatataatataataatatataacggattttttatataaaaaattattttaatttaatattatacttattttagtaaaaaaaattaagaaa is drawn from Zingiber officinale cultivar Zhangliang chromosome 1B, Zo_v1.1, whole genome shotgun sequence and contains these coding sequences:
- the LOC122047279 gene encoding probable LRR receptor-like serine/threonine-protein kinase At3g47570, which produces MELMPVLALLLLCLLSHSLLTCHSATDATGPEADRAALLAFRAAISHDPRGFLRPWNATLDFCRWPGVACADAAHPGRVSSIDLTAVGIKGIISPAVANLTYLSSLLLPNNTMYGEIPPELGRLAGLSQLNLSYNELNGTLPASLDLCFNLTLLDLSSNFLSGAIPVQFGSNPHPNLRLLSLADNRLTGGIPLSLGRIVSLRKLDLSYNKLTGEIPSSLGDLLNVSYLDLSFNQLNGGIPTSFANLYSVGMLCLSNNQFTGTIPSAMRNLTNLWFLDLSNNSLSGEILPLERMLHLKELVLSNNNLTGGIPDSIGGLVNLTYISLSTNDLTGKIPPSITNLSSLRILDLAYNHLEGRLPEDLGNLKMLHFLQVSINNLSGNIPRSLFRISNLEILSMVSNNLKGTLPDDIGDALPNLRWLGLANNQLEGPIPASLNNAVLLEQLDISSNNFSGKIPRNLGSKLPNLKQLSLGTNQLVAAAPGDWDFIASLSNCTQLEDLNLMENQLAGELPASFANLSRSLNSLTLGRNRISGNFPATIRRFTNLVTLGLNENQFTGPIPDFLGELIELESLILYDNKFTGTIPPALGDLTRLNECFLNGNFLTGTIPAELGKCQNLNILNLSNNQLTGSIPHEVLSIEALSNFVDMSNNYLSGPLPQEIGNLRNLQYLSFYNNSLSGRIPSTIGECQVLESLNLSRNFFEGTIPHSLADLKGLIDLDLSHNNLSGPIPEFLGNYPDMENLNLSYNSFSGEMPSQGLFLNSSEFDVEGNRGICGGIASLHLPSCPTHKSKKNWRLALAIALPVTALFLCIALFTAFYVVEQRRRINRNSMVPSDRNIDQVHTKVSYTDLLKATDDFSPENLIGVGSYGSVYRGSLGDEQIAVKVLDLEHRGAFKAFIAECEALRNIRHRNLVKMLTTCVSIDSMGNEFRAILFEFMPNGSLENWLHPEPSDRKFHGTRMFGLVQRLNVAIDVGAALNYLHDHYDSPIIHCDLKPSNVLLDANMTARVGDFGIARFLTSSTNVYQSSSAAIKGSIGYMAPEYGMGGLISTQADVYSYGVLLLELFTRRRPTDEEFNDGFTLQKYVERNLAAGVDVTGGMADPAMFCEGGEDVALNFVVGKQASGRIKQCLESVLMVGLCCAKESPGERITMADAVTRMETIKNMLLMTNM
- the LOC122044894 gene encoding glutathione S-transferase T3-like → MPFPPQNLQNVQGFGNYPPRGPYQPLPAEYWQNMSHPYFTPSVVHGYGTPHTTGMSFTPSMSNKPATPTFVPETQLSDRESPIEVVNLEKTVSNAKGTRKRSSWTKVEDEVLARSFVTISDDPIIGNDQKADAFWGRVASYYNENLPQGSNTRSANVIRSHWHNTIQKKVYRFNANYNSIYSSYRSGHSDEDILRFAYEKYLSENNGVAFNLEHVWRIVKDRPMFTPQSADHFVATKKTRTSESRASNTSSNQDVSIDLDYEDTRPMGQKAAKTKGKDKVKSTMEDLTVNYNNIITKFTEYTSVKKSEVDLKQKQLEVEEIKAKAALSKSEAKNRRLKLKEYEILNKDTSQMTKEQLIIHECLCKDIRSRWNI